One stretch of Muribaculum intestinale DNA includes these proteins:
- a CDS encoding tyrosine-type recombinase/integrase: MSDTDYKSVLAPYMAQLMEMERAAGAVNTHLHGILKDFDDFACAYGLKDTSVSESFIIGWLKTRINESERTVYNKVSVWRKLLTLMNRRGCKCYVPRAMRRPHSTFTPYVFTESELSSIWTEIDRQRAHKNNADSPLMTLPAIYRLLYSAGLRMGEALSIRNKDINLQDGTILIHATKREAERIIVLHDTMKNVLRDYIECRNRMPLSGLTNPEHHLFVKLDGTPVSDKAVYANFRKLLKKCGIQYGGRSRGPCVHSLRHTYAVHALANMTRKGMNIYAALPILSASMGHHSLEATEYYVRLTRNTYADIERNSSAINAFVYPSKSKSYDD, encoded by the coding sequence ATGAGCGACACTGATTATAAAAGCGTTCTGGCTCCATATATGGCTCAACTTATGGAAATGGAGCGGGCTGCCGGCGCAGTCAACACGCATCTTCACGGTATCTTGAAAGACTTTGATGATTTTGCATGCGCTTATGGTCTGAAAGACACATCTGTGAGTGAGAGTTTTATCATCGGCTGGCTCAAAACAAGGATTAACGAGAGTGAAAGGACTGTCTATAACAAAGTCTCGGTCTGGAGAAAACTTCTTACTCTGATGAATCGCAGAGGTTGTAAATGCTATGTCCCCAGAGCTATGAGAAGACCTCATAGCACATTTACACCATACGTGTTCACAGAATCAGAACTTTCATCCATATGGACGGAAATAGACCGCCAAAGGGCACACAAAAACAACGCAGACTCCCCACTCATGACGCTCCCAGCCATTTACCGGCTTTTATACAGTGCCGGTTTAAGAATGGGCGAAGCTCTTTCAATCAGGAACAAGGACATCAACCTGCAGGACGGCACCATACTCATACACGCCACAAAAAGAGAGGCGGAGAGAATAATAGTTCTTCATGACACCATGAAGAATGTACTCCGAGACTATATTGAATGCAGGAACCGGATGCCGCTGTCCGGCCTCACAAATCCGGAGCATCACCTGTTTGTAAAGTTGGACGGTACCCCCGTCTCGGATAAGGCTGTATACGCCAACTTCAGAAAGCTGTTGAAAAAATGCGGGATACAATATGGTGGCCGTTCCAGAGGCCCATGTGTTCACTCTCTTCGCCATACCTATGCGGTACATGCTCTGGCCAACATGACCAGAAAAGGTATGAATATCTATGCTGCACTTCCTATTTTGTCTGCAAGCATGGGGCATCATTCTCTGGAAGCCACTGAATATTATGTGCGTCTTACTCGAAACACATATGCCGACATCGAAAGGAACAGTTCTGCGATTAACGCGTTTGTCTATCCATCTAAATCAAAGAGCTATGATGACTGA
- a CDS encoding Cas9 inhibitor AcrIIA9 family protein: MATTRENKGTRAFNKTIKAYLEERAENDALFAVKFANPSKSVEDCVTYYE, from the coding sequence ATGGCAACCACAAGAGAAAACAAAGGCACACGAGCCTTTAACAAAACTATCAAGGCGTATCTTGAAGAACGAGCCGAGAATGACGCACTGTTCGCAGTCAAGTTTGCAAATCCCTCGAAATCAGTTGAGGACTGCGTGACCTATTATGAGTAG
- a CDS encoding tyrosine-type recombinase/integrase, whose protein sequence is MSVYLPHDRNVSKHTLASYKVAFIDFIIFMEKQKSVSVNRIMLKHVNRENILDYLRWIEVEKSISLATRNYRLAAVKSFCRFLMYKDIDRMAQWQNIMSIPKAKTEKKALEYLTPEGIKLLLEQPDQLTSMGRRHLALLALMYDTAARVQEMADLIVGSLRIQSEPYTIKIVGKGNKARIVPLSKEQVSLIKQYMSENQKSLVSHTSPLFQNSRGEKLTREGIAYILKRYADMARHLNPELIPQRISPHCIRHSRAMHLLHKGAMHIVDLRDFLGHASIVTTGVYARADSKAKREALEKAYKGVTSKMSEREWENDKNLLTWLKQLGH, encoded by the coding sequence ATGAGTGTATATCTCCCTCATGACCGTAATGTGAGCAAGCACACGCTGGCATCGTATAAAGTGGCATTTATTGACTTCATAATCTTTATGGAAAAGCAAAAGTCTGTAAGTGTTAACCGTATTATGCTCAAGCATGTAAATAGAGAAAACATACTTGATTATCTTCGCTGGATAGAGGTCGAAAAAAGTATCAGTCTTGCTACACGCAATTATCGGCTGGCAGCGGTGAAGTCTTTCTGTCGGTTTTTAATGTATAAAGACATCGATCGAATGGCTCAATGGCAGAATATAATGTCCATACCTAAGGCCAAGACAGAAAAAAAAGCGTTGGAATATCTTACTCCTGAGGGTATAAAGCTCCTTCTCGAACAGCCGGATCAATTGACCTCTATGGGGCGCAGACATCTTGCGCTTTTGGCTCTGATGTACGATACCGCTGCAAGAGTGCAGGAAATGGCAGACTTAATCGTCGGCAGTCTTCGTATTCAGTCAGAGCCATATACGATTAAAATAGTAGGCAAAGGGAACAAAGCCCGAATAGTACCACTTTCAAAGGAACAGGTATCTCTGATTAAACAGTATATGTCTGAAAATCAGAAATCGCTCGTTTCTCACACATCGCCTTTGTTCCAAAACTCCAGAGGCGAGAAACTTACAAGAGAAGGAATCGCCTACATACTAAAAAGATATGCAGATATGGCAAGACATTTGAATCCGGAGCTCATTCCGCAAAGAATAAGTCCCCACTGCATAAGACACAGCAGAGCCATGCACCTTCTTCATAAAGGGGCCATGCATATCGTAGACCTGAGGGACTTCCTCGGCCATGCTTCGATAGTTACTACAGGAGTTTATGCAAGAGCAGACTCCAAGGCCAAACGGGAAGCCTTGGAAAAAGCTTATAAAGGCGTAACATCTAAAATGTCAGAAAGAGAATGGGAAAATGACAAAAACCTGTTGACCTGGCTTAAACAACTGGGCCATTAA